A genomic window from Helicobacter pylori includes:
- the serB gene encoding phosphoserine phosphatase SerB: MQKLAVFDFDSTLVDAETIESLARAWGVFDEVKTITSKAMNGETDFHKSLILRVSKLKNMPLKLAKEVCESLPLFDGALELINALKEKNYKVVCFSGGFDLATNHYRDLLNLDAAFSNTLIVENGVLNGSVTGHMMFSHSKGEMLLSLQRLLNISKDRTLVVGDGANDLSMFKHAHTKIAFNAKEILKQHATHCINEPDLALIKPLI; this comes from the coding sequence GTGCAAAAACTAGCCGTTTTTGATTTTGACTCCACGCTAGTGGATGCTGAGACGATTGAGTCTTTAGCGAGGGCGTGGGGGGTTTTTGATGAAGTGAAAACAATCACTTCAAAAGCCATGAATGGCGAGACAGATTTTCATAAGAGTCTTATTTTAAGGGTGTCCAAACTCAAAAACATGCCCTTAAAACTAGCCAAAGAAGTTTGTGAAAGTCTGCCTTTATTTGATGGAGCGCTTGAACTCATTAACGCTTTAAAAGAGAAAAACTACAAAGTGGTTTGCTTTAGTGGGGGGTTTGATCTAGCGACCAATCATTATAGAGATTTATTGAATTTAGATGCGGCTTTCAGTAACACGCTCATCGTGGAAAATGGCGTCTTGAATGGCTCAGTAACGGGGCATATGATGTTTTCGCATTCTAAAGGCGAAATGCTACTCTCTTTGCAACGCTTATTGAATATCAGTAAAGATCGCACTTTAGTCGTGGGCGATGGGGCGAATGACTTGAGCATGTTCAAACATGCCCATACAAAAATCGCTTTCAACGCTAAAGAAATCTTAAAACAACACGCCACGCATTGCATCAATGAGCCTGATTTAGCGCTCATCAAGCCTTTGATTTAA
- a CDS encoding ferritin has product MLSKEIIKLLNEQVNKEMNSSNLYMSMSSWCYTHSLDGAGLFLFDHAAEEYGHAKKLIVFLNENNVPVQLTSISAPEHKFESLTQIFQKAYEHEQHISESINNIVDHAIKSKDHATFNFLQWYVAEQHEEEVLFKDILDKIELIGNENHGLYLADQYIKGIAKGRKS; this is encoded by the coding sequence ATGTTATCAAAAGAAATCATTAAGTTGCTAAACGAGCAAGTGAATAAGGAAATGAACTCTTCCAACTTGTATATGAGCATGAGTTCATGGTGCTATACCCATAGCTTAGATGGTGCGGGGCTTTTCTTGTTTGATCATGCGGCTGAAGAATACGGGCATGCTAAAAAGCTTATCGTTTTCTTGAATGAAAACAATGTGCCTGTGCAATTGACCAGCATCAGTGCACCTGAGCATAAGTTTGAAAGTTTGACTCAAATTTTCCAAAAAGCCTATGAACATGAGCAACACATCAGCGAGTCTATCAACAATATCGTCGATCACGCCATAAAAAGCAAAGATCATGCGACTTTCAATTTCTTGCAATGGTATGTGGCTGAACAGCATGAAGAAGAAGTGCTTTTCAAGGATATTTTGGATAAAATTGAGTTGATTGGTAATGAAAACCATGGCTTGTATTTGGCTGATCAATACATCAAAGGGATCGCCAAAGGCAGGAAATCTTAA
- a CDS encoding Fic family protein, with the protein MDYKELLEFDDYAMDLTIRMAHHNSAMEGNNLTLGDTMSILIDRKTPIKSVSLDEVHEIENYRNFVPLILEFLERDKIIDEHLIGHFHSVLMRNILPDFGKFKNTYNEIIGAKKPTASPIMVQPRINDLCLKIQDEALLNLSGEEKIKKIVEHHIEFEEIHPFSDGNGRTGRALMFYQTIKANLTPFVIEVSARSEYMHAMREQDSNALVGIIKNCQKIELEKIERYTAILKERQATNFSVKKS; encoded by the coding sequence ATGGATTATAAAGAATTGTTAGAATTTGATGATTACGCTATGGATCTGACTATTCGCATGGCACACCACAACTCCGCTATGGAGGGCAACAACCTGACTTTGGGTGATACAATGAGTATCTTAATAGACAGAAAGACCCCTATCAAGTCGGTGAGCTTGGATGAAGTGCATGAGATAGAAAATTATCGCAATTTTGTTCCCCTTATTTTAGAATTTTTAGAGAGAGATAAGATCATAGATGAACATTTGATTGGCCATTTTCATTCTGTTTTGATGCGTAATATCCTGCCTGATTTTGGAAAATTCAAAAACACTTATAATGAAATCATAGGGGCTAAAAAACCGACTGCAAGTCCAATAATGGTGCAACCTAGAATCAATGATCTGTGTTTGAAAATACAAGATGAAGCGCTATTGAATTTGAGCGGTGAAGAAAAAATAAAAAAGATAGTAGAACACCACATAGAATTTGAAGAGATCCACCCTTTTAGTGATGGCAATGGCCGCACAGGAAGAGCCTTGATGTTCTACCAAACCATAAAAGCTAATTTAACGCCATTTGTGATTGAAGTAAGCGCTAGAAGCGAATACATGCATGCTATGAGGGAACAAGACTCTAACGCTCTAGTTGGCATTATTAAGAACTGCCAAAAAATAGAACTAGAAAAGATTGAGCGATACACTGCCATTTTGAAAGAAAGACAAGCGACAAATTTTTCTGTCAAAAAATCATGA
- the mqnE gene encoding aminofutalosine synthase MqnE, giving the protein MDFLEKVLDHQITESKELVKLYDYDLYTLGEAADSLRQSMHQKIVYFNVNRHLNPSNICADACKFCAFSAHRKNPNPYEMSLEEILEKVKNSYNKGIKEVHIVSAHNPNYSYEWYLKVFETIKQEMPNLHLKAMTAAEVHFLSTKFNKPFELVLEDMLKAGVDSMPGGGAEIFDEEIRRKICKGKVGSSRWLEIHAYWHKLGKMSNATMLFGHIEDKIHRIDHMLRIKKTQSPKTKVENKEGGFNAFIPLLYQKENNYLKIEKSPSAIEILKTIAISRILLNNIPHIKAYWATLGLNLALVAQEFGANDLDGTIEIESIQSAAGAKSRHGLDKEDLIFKIKDSGFVAVERDSLYNFIQKF; this is encoded by the coding sequence ATGGACTTTTTAGAAAAAGTATTAGACCATCAAATCACTGAAAGTAAAGAATTAGTGAAACTTTATGATTACGATTTATACACGCTAGGGGAAGCAGCGGATTCTTTGCGCCAAAGCATGCACCAAAAGATCGTGTATTTTAATGTCAATAGGCATTTAAACCCCAGCAATATTTGCGCGGACGCTTGCAAATTTTGTGCCTTTTCAGCCCACAGAAAAAACCCTAACCCCTATGAAATGAGTTTAGAAGAAATCCTAGAAAAGGTTAAAAACTCCTACAACAAGGGGATTAAAGAAGTCCATATCGTGAGCGCTCATAACCCTAATTACTCTTATGAATGGTATTTAAAGGTGTTTGAAACCATCAAACAAGAAATGCCTAACTTGCATTTAAAAGCTATGACCGCTGCAGAAGTGCATTTTTTAAGCACCAAATTCAACAAACCTTTTGAATTGGTGTTAGAAGACATGCTCAAAGCCGGGGTGGATTCCATGCCAGGTGGGGGGGCGGAGATTTTTGATGAAGAGATCAGGCGTAAAATTTGTAAGGGCAAGGTGGGATCTTCTCGGTGGTTAGAAATCCATGCTTATTGGCACAAATTAGGCAAAATGAGTAACGCTACCATGCTGTTTGGGCATATTGAAGATAAAATCCATCGCATCGATCACATGTTAAGAATCAAAAAAACTCAAAGCCCTAAAACTAAAGTGGAAAACAAAGAAGGGGGTTTTAATGCGTTTATCCCCTTGTTGTATCAAAAAGAAAACAATTATTTAAAAATAGAAAAATCCCCCAGCGCAATAGAGATCTTAAAAACCATCGCCATATCTCGCATTCTTTTAAACAATATCCCCCACATTAAAGCTTATTGGGCGACTTTGGGCTTGAATTTGGCTTTAGTGGCTCAAGAATTTGGCGCTAACGATTTAGACGGCACGATAGAAATAGAGAGCATTCAAAGCGCAGCAGGCGCGAAGAGCCGGCATGGTTTAGACAAAGAAGATTTGATATTTAAAATCAAGGATTCTGGGTTTGTTGCGGTAGAAAGGGATAGTTTGTATAATTTTATACAGAAATTTTAA
- a CDS encoding uracil-DNA glycosylase family protein — protein MERLLGETYTNINLTKPQNKPLNKQVHEGIENCNLCKRYQHSKPVVGLLNAQSKITFITLTPMLDSQLNFLNNLKALMLESIIQKVFGYSLKDCTILSLLKCDSNSLNLEEEINACLPHLTWQLDNSASKVIILFGEILLKRLLNLFKEESFGRIVSLKTKNFLSTYALEDMLKNPMLKKEALTHFKIALQLLNRF, from the coding sequence ATGGAGCGTCTTTTAGGCGAAACTTACACTAACATCAATCTTACAAAGCCCCAAAACAAGCCCCTTAACAAACAAGTCCATGAGGGCATAGAAAATTGCAATCTGTGCAAACGCTACCAACATTCAAAACCGGTAGTGGGGCTTTTAAACGCTCAATCTAAGATCACTTTTATCACGCTCACCCCCATGCTGGATAGTCAATTAAATTTTTTAAACAATTTAAAAGCGCTCATGCTAGAGAGCATTATCCAAAAAGTGTTTGGCTATTCTTTGAAAGATTGCACGATTTTATCGCTCCTTAAATGCGACTCCAACAGCCTTAATTTAGAAGAAGAAATTAACGCATGCCTGCCTCATTTAACTTGGCAATTAGACAACAGCGCTTCAAAAGTCATTATCCTGTTTGGCGAGATTTTGCTCAAACGCCTTTTAAACCTTTTTAAAGAAGAATCCTTTGGGCGCATCGTGTCTTTAAAAACAAAAAATTTTTTAAGCACTTATGCTTTAGAAGACATGCTCAAAAACCCCATGCTCAAAAAAGAAGCGCTCACGCATTTTAAAATAGCGCTCCAACTCCTTAATCGGTTTTAA